The following proteins come from a genomic window of Pyxidicoccus sp. MSG2:
- a CDS encoding YqaA family protein — MPDPSTLSAWGLPGLFFVAMLAGSVVPVPSEAALAALIYGGTPPVMAVCVATVGNVLGALSLYALGRWVAAGGGGPLGRWYARRRAKEGPRMERIEARVRTWGAPALVMSWMPVVGDAFVIAGGMLGVRPLPFVLFVTLGKGLRYLFVALSTAAAM; from the coding sequence ATGCCCGACCCTTCGACACTCTCCGCCTGGGGGCTTCCGGGCCTCTTCTTCGTCGCCATGCTCGCGGGCTCGGTGGTTCCCGTGCCCTCGGAGGCGGCGCTCGCCGCGCTCATCTACGGCGGCACGCCCCCGGTGATGGCTGTCTGCGTGGCCACTGTCGGCAACGTGCTGGGCGCGCTGTCGCTGTACGCGCTGGGCCGGTGGGTGGCGGCCGGGGGCGGCGGGCCGCTGGGCCGGTGGTATGCGCGGCGGCGCGCGAAGGAGGGCCCGCGCATGGAGCGCATCGAGGCGCGTGTGCGCACCTGGGGCGCGCCCGCGCTGGTCATGTCGTGGATGCCGGTGGTGGGTGACGCATTCGTCATCGCCGGGGGCATGCTCGGCGTCCGGCCGCTGCCGTTCGTCCTCTTCGTCACACTCGGAAAAGGGCTGCGCTATCTCTTCGTCGCGCTCTCCACTGCCGCGGCGATGTAG
- a CDS encoding serine/threonine-protein kinase, whose protein sequence is MHPTDDEPGDVAYLGGAVERAEKERPGETPGPARARKPGTTPAEELLRPVTPPPAVSLGDTLRPLTPVSPHGTLLQGVVTPLPPSPLVRGLMPGQVVAERYRVERWLGAGGSATVYEATDLRQDLRVALKVLAVPHAHDALVARFHQEVEHVRALEHLNILRVFDAGVDGERHYLTMELLEGTDLRQLLAERRATRAEALRWLTHATVALEHAHGRGVLHRDVKPANLFITRTGVLKLMDFGLAKSTHVVGATAQGAVLGTPEYMAPEQVMGNPPVSPATDLYALGVVAYELLTGQLPFRHEQPVPLMFLHVQQAPVPPRTLCPDLPAPFEHVVMKLLEKRPGDRYPDAASLRAALGRLWPWVLLKVPA, encoded by the coding sequence GTGCACCCGACGGATGATGAGCCCGGCGACGTGGCGTACCTCGGCGGCGCCGTGGAGCGGGCGGAGAAGGAGCGGCCCGGTGAGACGCCGGGGCCCGCACGTGCACGCAAGCCCGGCACGACGCCAGCGGAGGAGCTGTTGCGTCCGGTGACGCCGCCTCCCGCGGTGTCTCTGGGAGACACGCTGCGTCCGCTGACGCCGGTGTCACCCCACGGCACGCTGCTGCAGGGTGTGGTGACGCCGCTCCCTCCATCTCCGCTGGTGCGAGGGCTGATGCCGGGTCAGGTGGTGGCGGAGCGCTACCGCGTGGAGCGGTGGCTCGGCGCCGGGGGCAGCGCCACGGTGTACGAGGCCACCGACCTGCGGCAGGACCTGCGCGTGGCACTGAAGGTCCTCGCGGTGCCCCACGCCCACGACGCCCTGGTGGCGCGCTTCCATCAGGAGGTGGAGCACGTGCGGGCGCTGGAGCACCTCAACATCCTCCGCGTCTTCGACGCCGGCGTGGACGGTGAGCGGCACTACCTCACCATGGAGCTGCTGGAGGGCACGGACCTCCGGCAACTGCTGGCCGAGCGGCGCGCCACCCGGGCCGAGGCCCTGCGGTGGCTCACCCACGCCACGGTGGCGCTGGAGCACGCGCACGGACGCGGCGTGCTCCACCGCGACGTGAAGCCCGCCAACCTCTTCATCACCCGCACCGGCGTGCTCAAGCTGATGGACTTCGGTCTGGCGAAGAGCACGCACGTGGTCGGCGCCACGGCGCAGGGGGCGGTGCTCGGCACGCCGGAGTACATGGCGCCCGAGCAGGTGATGGGCAACCCTCCGGTGTCACCCGCCACGGACCTGTACGCGCTGGGCGTGGTGGCCTACGAGCTGCTCACCGGCCAGCTCCCCTTCCGTCACGAGCAGCCGGTGCCGCTGATGTTCCTGCACGTGCAGCAGGCCCCGGTGCCGCCGCGCACGCTGTGCCCGGACCTGCCAGCGCCCTTCGAGCACGTCGTGATGAAGCTCCTGGAGAAGCGGCCCGGGGACCGCTACCCCGACGCGGCCTCGCTGCGCGCCGCGCTGGGGAGGCTATGGCCGTGGGTGCTGCTCAAGGTGCCCGCGTGA
- a CDS encoding DUF2339 domain-containing protein: MHTTTTKWDTKVLGGVGGGLLLLAVMFLWRDLQVPRELLLAVAAVGAAGLAFLNVPNTRGLLGPVAVLACAVAGGLWYAATKQELLLVGLALTLAVSAVTVWRSRTHGGDAPDRIRDVLAWYGLTAAAVAASWAFYFHFLTLGIAEDNVARRLVLTLGWLVVGVALVLMARRRDTPVMRDAGFAFVGIAVGKALLYDTVNLHGSLRVVGLAAAGALMVGAALWSSRASESRSA; the protein is encoded by the coding sequence ATGCACACGACGACGACGAAGTGGGACACGAAGGTACTGGGGGGCGTGGGCGGCGGCCTGCTGCTCCTGGCGGTGATGTTCCTCTGGCGCGACCTGCAGGTGCCGCGCGAGCTGCTGCTCGCGGTGGCCGCCGTGGGGGCGGCGGGACTGGCGTTCCTGAACGTGCCCAACACGCGCGGGCTCCTGGGCCCCGTCGCCGTGCTCGCCTGCGCCGTGGCGGGTGGTCTCTGGTACGCGGCGACGAAGCAGGAGTTGCTGCTGGTGGGGCTGGCCCTGACGCTCGCCGTCTCCGCCGTGACGGTGTGGCGCTCGCGCACTCACGGCGGCGACGCGCCCGACCGCATCCGGGATGTCCTTGCCTGGTATGGCCTCACCGCCGCGGCCGTCGCCGCGTCGTGGGCCTTCTACTTCCACTTCCTCACGCTCGGCATCGCCGAGGACAACGTGGCCCGCCGGCTGGTGCTCACGCTGGGGTGGCTGGTGGTGGGCGTGGCCCTCGTGCTCATGGCCCGCCGTCGCGACACGCCCGTCATGCGCGACGCCGGCTTCGCCTTCGTGGGCATCGCCGTGGGCAAGGCGCTCCTCTATGACACCGTGAATCTCCACGGCTCCCTGCGCGTGGTGGGCCTGGCCGCCGCGGGCGCGCTGATGGTGGGCGCGGCCTTGTGGTCCTCGCGTGCGTCCGAGTCCCGGAGCGCATGA